In Chitinophaga sp. HK235, a single window of DNA contains:
- a CDS encoding CAP domain-containing protein, whose amino-acid sequence MTVAIFMGCSKDSGLINPHPADSSTTTPNKPSTSTSSTADTSRATPGSGNTNPGTTNPGTTNPGTTNPGTTNPGTTNPGTTNPGTTSPGTTNPGTGGTSSGVAGNNIDRATLLNLVNDVRSKGCNCGGVQMPPVGPLVWNDQLEKAAYNFSVDMNTKNYFSHTGADGSTPGTRITATGYQWNTYGENIANGYMNEQAVIQGWINSPGHCKNIMTADFKDIGIGRSGNYWTMDLARKR is encoded by the coding sequence ATGACTGTAGCGATTTTTATGGGTTGTTCAAAAGATTCAGGCCTTATCAATCCACATCCGGCGGACTCTTCAACGACGACGCCCAACAAGCCGAGCACCTCAACTTCATCTACCGCGGACACCTCCAGGGCGACTCCTGGCTCAGGTAATACCAATCCGGGTACGACTAACCCCGGCACTACTAATCCTGGTACCACTAACCCGGGCACTACCAATCCTGGTACCACCAATCCGGGTACTACTAATCCAGGTACTACCAGCCCTGGCACCACTAATCCGGGTACCGGCGGCACCAGCTCAGGCGTAGCAGGCAACAATATTGACCGCGCCACATTGCTCAACCTGGTAAACGATGTACGTAGCAAAGGCTGTAACTGTGGCGGTGTTCAGATGCCACCTGTAGGACCGCTCGTATGGAACGACCAGCTTGAAAAAGCAGCCTACAACTTCAGTGTAGACATGAACACTAAAAACTATTTCAGCCATACCGGCGCCGACGGCTCTACACCTGGCACCCGTATCACCGCTACTGGATATCAGTGGAATACTTACGGGGAAAATATCGCCAATGGCTATATGAATGAACAGGCCGTTATCCAGGGCTGGATCAATAGTCCCGGACACTGTAAAAACATTATGACTGCCGACTTTAAAGATATTGGTATTGGCCGCTCCGGTAATTACTGGACTATGGACCTCGCCAGAAAAAG
- a CDS encoding DegT/DnrJ/EryC1/StrS aminotransferase family protein, with amino-acid sequence MPGYELFGAEERKEVNDVLETGIMMRYGFDGPRKGIWKAKELEQAICDKLNVQYTQLASSGTAALTTAMAALGLGAGDEIIMPTFTFVASFESVFSVGATPVLVDVDDTLTLDPKAVEAAITPRTKAVMPVHMCGAMADLDALQAICKKHNLLLLEDACQSFGATYKGKALGSIGDAGTFSFDFVKTITCAEGGAIITNNKDVYIKCDGYTDHGHDHLGVDRGADLHPFIGYNYRISELHAAVGLAQVRKLDHFLAIQRKTKKIFKDALSTVPGVTFRRLPDEAGDSATFLSFFLPEKDQARNAAAAMKAAGLPAFYYYDNNWHYIRQWDHFKNGDVLTPFAPGLKQAMEIYKTKQFPASDEIIGRNISTPINLAWSDAEVQERAEKLVKAVKSAL; translated from the coding sequence ATGCCCGGATACGAACTATTTGGCGCCGAAGAAAGAAAAGAAGTAAACGATGTACTGGAAACAGGGATCATGATGCGTTACGGATTTGATGGTCCGCGTAAAGGCATCTGGAAAGCAAAAGAGCTCGAACAGGCTATTTGCGATAAACTGAACGTACAATACACACAGCTTGCTTCCAGCGGTACAGCCGCACTGACTACGGCGATGGCAGCCCTCGGACTGGGTGCCGGCGACGAAATCATCATGCCTACCTTTACATTTGTTGCCAGCTTTGAATCTGTATTCTCCGTTGGTGCCACACCGGTGCTGGTAGATGTTGACGATACCCTTACTCTGGACCCTAAAGCGGTGGAAGCAGCCATCACCCCCCGTACCAAAGCAGTGATGCCGGTACATATGTGCGGTGCTATGGCCGACCTGGACGCTTTACAGGCCATCTGTAAAAAACACAACCTGCTGCTGCTGGAAGATGCCTGCCAGTCTTTTGGTGCTACCTATAAAGGCAAAGCGCTCGGCTCTATCGGTGATGCCGGCACTTTCTCCTTCGATTTCGTAAAAACAATTACCTGCGCTGAAGGTGGTGCTATTATCACCAACAACAAAGACGTTTATATCAAATGTGACGGATACACCGACCACGGCCACGACCACCTGGGCGTTGACCGCGGAGCCGACCTGCATCCGTTTATCGGCTACAACTATCGTATCTCCGAACTGCATGCTGCAGTAGGACTGGCTCAGGTCCGCAAACTGGATCACTTCCTGGCCATTCAGCGGAAAACAAAGAAAATCTTCAAAGATGCGCTGTCCACCGTTCCGGGCGTGACTTTCCGTCGCCTGCCTGATGAAGCTGGAGACAGTGCCACTTTCCTGTCTTTCTTCCTGCCGGAGAAAGACCAGGCCAGAAACGCCGCTGCAGCCATGAAAGCAGCCGGTCTGCCTGCCTTCTACTATTACGACAACAACTGGCATTATATCCGTCAATGGGACCACTTCAAAAACGGAGATGTGCTGACACCGTTTGCTCCAGGACTGAAACAGGCAATGGAGATCTATAAAACCAAACAGTTCCCTGCATCAGACGAAATAATCGGCAGGAACATTTCTACCCCTATCAACCTGGCCTGGAGCGATGCCGAAGTACAGGAAAGGGCAGAAAAACTGGTAAAAGCTGTAAAAAGCGCATTATAA
- a CDS encoding DUF4440 domain-containing protein: protein MRFILFLIMIGSFVLLPSRYAAAQQSDQQKIEALMAAQTSAWNRGDVTAFMQTYWHSDSLLFIGKNGVTYGWQATLDRYKKSYPDTTAMGKLDFKLLEFKRLAPDIYLVVGKWHLQRSIGDLQGHFSLTLRKIKGEWKIIADHSS from the coding sequence ATGCGTTTTATACTGTTCCTGATCATGATAGGAAGTTTTGTTTTGCTGCCATCCCGTTATGCTGCTGCCCAGCAGAGCGACCAGCAGAAGATCGAAGCCCTGATGGCGGCCCAAACCAGTGCCTGGAACCGGGGTGATGTGACCGCTTTCATGCAAACCTATTGGCATTCCGACTCTCTGCTTTTCATCGGTAAAAACGGCGTCACCTATGGCTGGCAGGCCACACTCGACCGCTACAAAAAATCCTACCCGGATACCACTGCCATGGGTAAACTCGATTTTAAACTGCTGGAATTCAAACGTCTGGCACCGGACATCTACCTGGTAGTGGGTAAATGGCACCTGCAGCGGAGCATCGGCGATCTTCAGGGCCACTTCAGCCTTACCCTGCGCAAAATAAAGGGAGAATGGAAAATCATTGCAGACCATAGCAGCTGA
- the kdsB gene encoding 3-deoxy-manno-octulosonate cytidylyltransferase — protein MKKIALIPARYGATRFPGKMMAKLGGKAVILRTYESAVNTGVFDEVMVVTDSELIYNEIVSNGGKAVMSKKEHECGTDRIAEAAEDMDADIVVNVQGDEPFTQKEPLEKLLKVFEGEEGKKVQVASLMQELHDEASIADPNYVKVAVDKQFNALFFSRSVIPYPRNKDIKSIYYEHIGIYAFRKQTLLDFTKLEPTPLELAEKVECLRYLENGIPMKMVSTSYMGVEIDTPEDLEKAAKYL, from the coding sequence ATGAAGAAAATAGCGTTGATACCTGCCCGTTATGGCGCTACCCGCTTCCCGGGCAAAATGATGGCCAAACTGGGCGGTAAAGCAGTCATCCTGCGTACCTACGAATCAGCCGTTAATACCGGCGTATTCGACGAGGTAATGGTGGTGACCGACAGTGAACTGATATACAATGAGATTGTCAGTAATGGTGGCAAGGCGGTCATGAGCAAAAAGGAACACGAATGCGGTACCGACCGTATTGCCGAAGCCGCGGAAGATATGGACGCTGATATTGTGGTGAATGTACAGGGTGATGAACCCTTCACCCAGAAAGAACCACTGGAAAAACTCCTGAAGGTGTTCGAAGGGGAAGAAGGCAAAAAGGTACAGGTGGCCTCGCTGATGCAGGAACTACACGATGAAGCGTCTATTGCAGACCCAAACTATGTGAAAGTGGCGGTAGACAAACAATTCAACGCACTGTTCTTCTCCCGTTCCGTGATCCCGTATCCGCGCAACAAAGACATTAAATCCATCTATTACGAACATATCGGCATCTATGCTTTCCGCAAACAGACCCTGCTTGACTTCACAAAGCTGGAGCCTACCCCGCTGGAACTGGCAGAAAAGGTCGAATGTCTGCGGTACCTGGAAAATGGTATTCCCATGAAGATGGTGTCCACTTCCTATATGGGCGTGGAAATAGATACCCCCGAAGACCTGGAGAAGGCAGCCAAATATTTGTAA